The Corvus moneduloides isolate bCorMon1 chromosome 4, bCorMon1.pri, whole genome shotgun sequence genomic interval CAGCTCTAAGTCCATATTCTTCTATTCTCTTGCTCACCATATTATTCCACACATAACTCTGGTAGCTATGAATATACATTAAACGATTGTTTCTTGGTATCTagaggtaaagaaaaaaaaaattaaacactagaaagactttttttttttgttttttctcacaATCATAACCAAAAAGGTGTATATTTGAAGTGTTACCTTATCTGGCAACAAGACTTACACAATTTCTTAGTATACAGATTTGATTTTTGTTCATTGTTTGGGAAAAAGATATGTGaagaaataatgcttttataCATTTGAAATGTGCACAAAAAAGAACTGTGCttaaattcacaaaaaaaaacccccacatttttttaattctacagCTCAAACACATGGGTCTATTACAAAACACTGAATTCATACTCAACCTCCTGAAATCTTAAGTAAACTTTGCAGCTGTGAAAGCACAGTGTTATTCTAATTATCTTCTTCATAAACAAGAAATTATCCCCCAGCTCCTACAATGGGCCCAATAGTTTGCTGGTGATGAGGTATTTTCTCCAAAGATTTGATCCTGATTACAGCACTTGAAAACGACAAGTGAATCCATCACCTCTATACCAGGCTGATTCATTAGCCCAGCATCAGTTTGATTTACACTGTTAAAGCaacaggaaaacactgaaactgAACATTTGCACAATTATCAGATCCGTATTATACACAGCTACTAAGTATAACTGTATTGCTTCCCACATACCAGGAAGATTGTTGTATAAATTGGAAAGATCATTATGCATACATTAATTAGAGATGTCATCAGTTACTATGCAGCAGTACTTCCAGCAAAAAGGCAGAATAAATCTGAAGATTTTTAAACTTAACCTTCTACTCATCAAGCATCTATGAGTCTACTTTAAATTCATCCTGATACCATCAAAAGAATCTTTATTCAAGTAAATACCGCCCAGCACTTTTACACTCACTATGCCAAATGCAGAGATTATGTTCTTCATTCCAAACTTTAAGAGTCCACGTAGAAGCTGTCCTTCCACGCACCTTTTTACAGGTAGTTTCTTgagggctgctgctggatcTTTAGTCTTTGCCCATTCTTCTCTGCATTTGACTAAGTATCCCTTTTCAGCTAGAGCAAggatgtgaaataaaaatatattaactaCATACCAAAAAAAGCATCCATCTCACCTTTTgttaaaacagctgaaaaactaaAGTTTCAGTCATGGCAATCAGAGAtgaacagaatcatagaacaccTGAGGCTGGAAGGCTTCACATGGAGCTTGAGCAGACACTGTAAGTATTCAGGTCCCTTTtcagctcagccccactgcaaGAAATTGCACAGCAAGGAAAGTAAGGCAAAAAAGCAGAGTCTGAAGATTGCTTCTCCATTGCTAAACTGGCTCAGGGTTTTCCTAAACATACACTTCTTGGAGAACAGGCAGAATACATGTGATGTATCATTTTTCAGTTCTCACCTCCCGGTCGTGGTTTTAATATCAAATCCATTACTTCATTCCAGTTGTTCTGTAGAATAGCTCTAGGATTCAAACAGTAATGTGTATTAAGAACTGactaaatacattttaaaggcaaaacatTCTAAATACATTTTAGCCAACttataaaaaaaagtattagtGTTTAGACTTATGCAATATTAAAAGTAGTGCTATTATGCAAGATAACTGCTGAAGCAAGTTCAGAAACAAGATCTTTCTTGAATCTAAAATTAAAACTGGTACATGCAATATGCTAGAAAAATGTTCCCAAAAATACATTAAGTTACATGGTGGtaagaataaattttttttaaaaaaaggggtgggggggaggatGAAAGCAAGACATACCTGCCAATTTGATAAGTAGGAACAGCTGTGGTTCCAAATCTTTGCATTCCATAGTAATTAATGAATCCAATTTCCCTGAGTGAATGCATTGCTTGCTCTATCTGGTCATCAGTTCCTGTTATGTTTCtagcattaagaaaaaaaattatagacaGATTAAGGGTTTATGCTATTTTGTGATGCCCATTATACTAAAGCTCAACATCAATATTATATAGCATGCATCAAATTCAACTGCCTCCTGCCAACAGGACTTCTTTTTCATAGCACAAGTTGCACTGATATTGCTTacctatttaaagaaaaaaaaattctaacagAACCATCAGAATACATACTACCTGAGAACAACAGTGAAATGGTTCCCTTGCAGTTCTCCCAATTTCAGTGGATGGTTCTTGTAACTGAAATTTCCTAACTTGAAGTTCATCAAACATTTATTCAAATGAGCAAGTCTTTGTGCAGTGattctaaaaagaaacagacaacagTGACCAATCTATGTTTagaaaagcagataaatatAGAAACACTGgcattacaaaacaaaaaccagtgaGTCTAGTTTTCCCCAATTTTCTACTGTTGCCTTTTCGaagtattttaatgaaacagctaaaagaaaataacacatGATTCTTAAGGGTACtcatacaaaagaaaatgtatacTGTGACAGACTTAGCACTGTCTTTTGACATCTATGTTAAAACATGCACTCCAAATAAAATATGTTGCGATATTGATGTATACTGCACCCCACAAGCTGAACTCTGCATTGAGTAACTACTTCATGAATACACCCCAGTTAGCACAGTCATAAACACAGAGTTAAGTAAAATTAGCTACTGTGTATGCTTAGTGCAGATGAAGGAACATGGAATTCAATCTGTCACTGATACCTGCCATTTTTGTTGCTAGCATTTTTGGAAGCATACCCTGTTCTTTGCATCACCAAGCTGCTCTTGGACACTTCTGCTAAAATTTTACCAGGATAGTGAAGTTTATGAACCACATGGCTATAGCATTCTCAGCTCAGAGCATGCTGGCAACTGGCAATGCCCCCTCTCCTGTGCAGGAGAGTCAGGTGCTgtggcaccactgagcagacACTACACAATCAACACTTGAAGCACTCTGGAGCTCTTGGACACAACACTGAATGTGATGATGTTAAAAAGTAAATGGAGCAGCACCTGGGATGGTTACACAACACATTTGGTTAATTGTCACcactctgcaaagctgctttgcagCAACAAGAATCTGGGGCTTCTCACAATTCACAAATCAGTATTTCCTTTATATGTGCTAACACATGCACATACAGAACACTGGGAGGAAATACATGAACAATTCAGTAGTGGATGCCCTCCTTTTAACAAGGATTTGATCAAAGTTCTAGCTTTCAAATTGTGAATTCCTCACTCAAGGAGTGTGGTTTTCAAAAGTTGTaaaaagaagagcaaacaaGATATTCCAGCTACCTAAAATGATATTGTAATACATAACTGGGTGACGTCTGTCATTCTCAGCTATGGATCTAACATTAAAGTGCCCAGAAACCATATAATTGTCTTAGAATATGacaaagtaaattttatttactcttaAAAGGTGAGTTAAGAGAGTAGGTTAAGGCAGGAAAAATTCCTCATCTTTTTCTTGCCCCTTCTGGCTATTCACAGATAAGCAAGGGCAGTGTTAGCCTTCTCTGGCGCTGTTCAGAGAGTtcagtgagaaagaaaataggatTCTAGCTGTAGAAAGGGGGAAACAAAAGCCAGGAAGGAAGTGGGACATGATTTTCACCATgtcattctgtttttctgctgttgcaTGAGATCCAAGCAGCCTAAGAGCACGTAGGCAATCTGTCCCACTGCCACAGCGAAGTACACGTAACCAGCCTATGACTCAGAGCACCACTGACTGAAAATACCAGCAATCACCACAGAATACAAAAGGATTGTGGCATCTTCATTAACACCTGTGCTTTACAAGGTCAGGACCTGAATGTGCCATTTGCGTCACTGAGTCTTTTAGGTATTTAGTGAGATATCCAAGCTACCACAAGTGCAAATACAGATTGTATTTTTACTCACCTGAGAACAGCGATCTCTTGAACTGTTATAGCCCTTTTATCTTTAGTTCCCATGTAGGAAAATATGTTTGGCTTCACTCTTAAAAGCAACAGTAACACATTATGTATATTAAAACAGCAACAGATCAAACATAATTTTCAGCATAATTACCTAGAATTATTAAtcttataaattaaaaatagaaaaatataccTCCATTCCTCAGAACTGGGTTACAATTTGACATTTTCTAATCTCATCCAAGAGTAcataaaacacaagaaaacttcttttttaattatatacAGACAATTAATTTCTAACACAACAGTGCTTTCAAAATACGAGCTTGGAAGTACTTCTTTATATACATTCACTCAACGTAAAAACGCACAGCCACCAACTTCACTAAAAAAAATTCACGTCCACTTCTTCCTTAACTTCAAACATGTCTGTTTGAATACCATGCCTGCACATTATGAGAGAGTATGAGAAGTTAATTTAAGATCTCATCCACTCCTTTCCTTGAGAGGAAAATTTCCTTTCCACTTTGTACTTCACGGCCTGTGTTAGACAGGGGAGTATTTCCAGTTATTCCAGTTAAGGGCACCAGGGGGTAGCAGGAATGCCATTACACAGTTTTCCACCTAACTATGCTCTTGCCAATCTGTGTTCACTGGTTACAGTCTCgattacaaatttttttttttttttacaagaagggcaaagggaaaaaggaggggagaaGTGGGAAAGTTTCCCTACAAGCAGATCACTGGAATGACCCAGTTTTAAAACTGCTCTTCCTCTGCAATTCACTGTGTTCGTGTCATGCCTTGGCaaatctttttgtttctgcactTGATGGGGTGAAAGGAACTAAGCCTGTGTTGCCATGGAGAAATTAATACATGGAACAACAGTTTATCAACTGTAACTTCTTAGGAACTGATCAGCATATTATCACAACAATATCTGACAGGTTCATAACATACTTGCATATATTcacacactgaggaaaaaatggcttttaatTCAGGTTGCGCACACTGAGGCTTTGAGCTGCCAAGCCTTTCTCAGATCAGCCAATGTCAATTGTGGACTTTTTCCATTGAAGCAGTAGTCTTCTAAATTTCTTAGGCTCATTTTGTTCCATTCTCACCTCTTCACAACGCTTCtaagttttaaatttaatgttctaaaatagcttttcattttaaactgtttACAAATTAGAGAATAGCAATCACATGTGTTGCTCTTGCATAATTCTGAAGCACAGCATTTACAGCATGCCAGCCAGGATGGCAGAAACAACAGCCTTACCTTAAAAATTTGGACAGGACATTAATGGCATCCATAGTGTCCTTGTTCTCCTTGTACAGTACAAAATGGCAGTAGCTTCCCCTAGATTTTGGCCAAGAGTGTTTTCTTGgatctttaaaagcaaaaaggttAAAgtgtcactttaaaaaaatttaatatatttgcCATTGCagctacatttattttaaatatgcaagATTCAATTTCTGCTAATTTCCATCTgctttaaagaaatgaaaaggaaagagttaATTACTGACAGCAAAAGCAGTAAAGCACATTGAAAAAGACCTCGCCTTCCACTGGCCTGTAAATTTCTCCTTAATCAGTTCTGTCACCTAGAAAATCCTGAATGAAATAGTGACAGTTCCTTTGTCATGAGATTATCTGAAAATATACCCTAGTCATTTAATTGCTGTATCACCTGGTTAAATTTCTCAAAAACATTATCATTATACTGACTTCCAGCAATAGAAGCTGCACCACATTTCTTCTAGCTCCTTCTATAATTAATAGTTGAGGACCACTGGAGCCCTGTTTGTGGGAGGACTACCATTGTTATTTATAGTAcagacatatttttatttctggaggatttttttctgtgtgtcatGCAAAAGAATGAATCTTATTGCTACAAAACCCTAAAAAATCATACTTaaaaaaactgctttaaaatgatTCTTTTTCTAAATCCAATGGGAGTGAGAAATCTGCTACAAGAGAGACATTAACATACAATCCATGGCAGGTACTGTGCCATGCTTAGAGAAGGCCAGAGGTTGAAACAACTTCAGATCCCACAGACTAACAACTGATTTACAATTTTGTGCTACTATTTGACATTttctggagaaggaagaagactGTCAATGATTTGTAAAGCTTTTTTTTGCACATAAAAACCCCCAGAGGTAAAACTTTACTTTTCCAATAATCCACTGTCAATGGTATTATTGGGAAGGGGGACTGATTCTATACAGGTTTAACAACCAGTTGTAAAGTTCCTTCAACTCTGACGTTTTTCAATTCCTTGGTTTTTAAGAACAAAACtaagaatttgttttgttttaaataagaaGTCCCTTATCTCTTGCTAGCCACTAAGCAGACATTCCTGGTTTTGTAAAAAAAGAGCGTAAGCATCTTTCATAACAGCAAAAGCTAACTGAAAAAGCCAGCCTTATTTCAAGATACAAACACCAATGCAGGAAGGAAGTTCTTgggaaatactgctttttttccacattagTTTTATAAAGTCCAGATATCCCACACAGATAGTAAGTATGTTTAattcttgcttgtttttgagAAGCTCCCATGCCTGCACACACTTCTGCAAAGATAATTTTGGATGCTACAGTATAAAACACTGCACGTAGAGGTTTTAGTCACTTAGAATTATTGCACCACTTGCCTTGCACCATAAGTTTCTAAacacagcccctctcccacaGAGTTTCATAGGACCTGAACTGGAGACCTCATGCTCCTGCTGGTCTCCCCTTCTGAGCCAACACTGCTCTTAAACTCAGTCAGTGAAACACTGCATTCAGCTGGAAGAGCAAGGCTCTCCATGAAGATATCGGCAATtagaagggaagggaagagagtaAGACAGAGCTCAATTCACAAAGAGAACCTTCTCCAGCTGGAACCATTCTTTATATTTAACTAACACATCTTGCACATGGTCATTTCAACACACTTGAAGAAGTGAGCCCTAATGTGACCTACACCAAAAGGATTTGGTAGGTGCTATAGAGACCAATAGAATCCTCATGCCTTGGGCAACACAGCCATGAGCCTGTCCAACGGAGGCTGCAGCCACAGTCCTGATACTCAACCATTCCTCACCCGATACTTCAAAGCATTCAACTAGGTAGACTGACCAGTGAGACAATTTGCAGTCCTTACTGCTGTACTTCAGAGTCATGTTACAATTTTATTgtcaaaaatgtatttccaagCCCTTTTTCCAAACCTTTTGCTGAAACTCAAGGGGTGGAAGCTCTGTTTTAGTAGCAGGATGCATGATTTATGCTTTTGAAGTTGTATAAAGACAGAGAGTAGTGTCTGAAATACAGGCTGACGGGCAAAGGCTTGGCTAACTGAAATCCATGAAAATTTTACCATAGTTGTCAACATGTACTGTCAAAATTGATAATTCACATCACTTACTACTAGCAGATTTTCTCTGCACCAAATGAATACTACCTATACTGCACTGCACAAAAGAGGTAGAACAAGCCTAATTCTTGGCTGTTTCAGATCATTTTAAGCAATACTTATGTGTAGGGATTTTTAAGAAATTGTTACTAGTTTGGCCAGGCCTGTTGCTACTTAGGAGGTCATAATGGTTggcatttcatttttgttagTATGAAATGTCAACATCTCTTACCTGTTGCAGTTCTGACCTCTGTCCCAATGCAGAGCATAAAGAGTACAAAAGAGtagcatttaatttttagaCTGTCGAAGGGTTTTTAGAGGTGAACATGCAGGTTTATGGTCATGGGATTGTTTATGCTTCAGGGAGCATCCAACAGCTAGGTGGTGGATGACAGCAATTTAGACAGTTATGGAATGGAATCGTGCAGAGGCAAACAGTGAACATACGAAAAGCTTCAATCGGAGAtgcaacaaaattaatttgtggACAATGATGAAATAACAGTTTACTGACAATTCAGTAAGACAGTATTTTAAGTATTTGGGGGGTAAACTGACTATAGACACAAAGCagcttttgattttaaatttaaagaagtACGTTTGGTAACGTGTTATGTTATCAACAAAAGTAATCAGGTATCTCAGCTAATAATCCAATATTCTACACTTCTGAAATGTCTCTTGCCTGGGAAGCCCATTCAGGACTAAGACGTGTTTGTGGCTATATAAACAAGAAAGATAAATATGACTTAAAAGAACTTCAATCTTACATCCATAAGCATTTGCACACACTCACAGAAACTGACATCTCCACCAACATGCACAGGTGCCTGCAGCATCACAGCTGGGGAACCCAAGTTTAAATAGATGATGCTTCTCTGCATCACAAGATGGTGCTTCACAATGTTTTAATCCTAGAGACACACCACTAAATTCTTTTCAGCATATTTCAaatacttaaattattttatatagtaTCCCTTAAATCAGCTTAACAACATCCACTTGACTGTAACAATTGTTAAAGAAtagaagcagcagaaggaaaaggtggaGGAAACACCATTACAAACCAAGAGAGAACAAAACTGGCTGAGGAGAATTTTGTGCTGGTTAAGTATACATACTCCATGCATAAAGCATGCAAACATACACATTTTCTAAACATGATTAAATAAGACACATGACACATTATAACTGGACcaataaaaatacaacattcCCATATTTGTTTACAACAAGCCTTAAACAAACAACTAAATTAAaggggaaattattttatttcccattttaaatTACTCTATTTCCTTattcttcctccatctccttcatctttaaaattaaagggTTAGGTTTACATACCATGCTTGCAGTAGGTTGAAATGGCAGAGGAATGCAACCAATTTAAACTAAATCTTAGTATCTTTTATTAAATGTGCACCATTCTGCATGTAGGTAATCCTCTAAACTTACAGTAGCAACAAGTTTTTAGTAACATTAAAAGATGTAAAACACGTTAATTTATTCCCAGTATccaaaacagtattttgcaaGATTAAAGTGGGTAACACTTCATTTTGAAAATCCTTCGCTACTTTGACTATTCCAAAAGAGTAACTGTGGTCTATAATGAATAAAGATCATTTTCTGCAAATATAATTAGCCTTGGAAGCAGAAGTGACGATCACGGTAAATAAACTCTGTTTATATGAAACTATAACTCTGAGAAAACAAATAGATGTTTGTCTCTACCCAAGCCATTGAGAATTTTGTCATGAATATTCAAGACAATCAAGATTACACGAACTATAAATGTAATGCACACGTTGCAACTACAACCTCTTACTTCCACAAAGTACACTTACACACACAGTCAAGATCAAGAAAGTTAAATTcaaaaactactgaaaataaaGCCTCTGTTTTGCCTATTCCCACTGAAGTAGAAGATAATGTTCTCTCTTCTAATATGGTTATACTGGATGaattatttggaaagaaaaacaagtagaaatttaaatttaaaacatttcttgtgGTCCTAATCATCTTAGATGCACAGCATCAGCTGCAACGAGGAAAAAGTGAAGCTAGGCTACATTAGGAAGCACATTCACTTGAAGTACTTACTAACAATTCTTACTTTGGGGATGATTTTAGCATTTACTTTACCCATATGCTGTGATACTGAAACTCACTTGCCAATgcttttttcccagcagcatgATAAGCAATGAtgtatttctttccatctcGATCTTCTGTTTTAGtctccagccctgggaacaaGGACTTCACAGCCTGATGGATGacagttcttttttctttggtgtCTTCAATTACCTGTGTTAATACACATAcatgcagaaacaaaatatattaatacaaAAGGGGAGGATgccttaaaggaaaaaaaaaaagctagatAAGATTATTTAATGTGTGAATGCTTTTTTGGAGCTACCAGATTTAATCCTACTCATCTCCGTGTTCCAAATTTACCTCAACAGTTATTCTTTGAATATGTGGAATATTTGAATGTCTAAAAATATCAAGGTTTTAATTTTACTTCGCACTTTCTGACCTTTCTTGTTACAGAAGACCATATTAATCTTCTTTTCTATTAAACCACTGACCTTGAAAGTAGTGTTTCATCAAGATAGATGTTTTATATAAACCCTCTTATTCTTTAAAACAATACTAGACAGGAAACCAAAATACTGCAAGATAATTTTAACACCACAGGAATTAAAACCTATATTTAAGTTCCTGTGTACGGTCTCACCAAAATCAAAATGACAACTCACACATGCATGGATTTGAGTACACATGTAAGACTTTACAGAATTAAACCCTAAACTGGACACAGTTTGGTGTTATCTGTCACATCATGTTCAACTGCTCTTAGACCCTACATGCATTAAAAAGCAGGTACCTTCCACTCACTCCCTGCTTCCCTcatcctccctctgcccctACCCCAAACTTCATATCATTTATTGATTTTACCTCTATGGCAACACTAGTTTCCTTATTCTTAAAAAGCTGGAGCTCCTCTAAACGCTGCTTGTCTTCATCTGACAAAACTGTAAACGTTTCTTCTGATGGGTCCTAATATATATTcggggagaaaaaacaaacatccAATAACCCTCATGGAGCAACTCACAGTCTTTTAATGTTCTTGCTTCAGGAGCATTAAGAAGTATAGCCATTACCAAATCTTTACCTCAAAATTTACCTCATCATCCACTGGAACAGAAAAGTCATCTAAATGGCTCACACGTCCATCTTTGCCTATTTCGTGGACAACAAAGTCTGAGTATCTGATAGAAAGAAACATGCATTACATTTGTAATAGAAGTCCCACACGACATAAAGTCCTTTCCTAAAAAGCTGTTTGTTAGCAGAATCCACTGAAGAATCCTGAATTCACATAAAACAAACCTAACAATGAGAAAGCTGTACCTATTCCCACCCCCCAGAAGGATACACAACAACACATATCTAAACACAGCAGACTTCTCTGCAGATCGCCAAACACCTGCTGTAGTTATTCTGAGTCATTTTCTCACTAGCTTGAAGAGATCAGTAATGCTTATCCTCAATCCCAGTCATTACTGGCAATTAAGACTCTACTGAATTGCCACAATGTGGAGTGCATTAACTACTGCATTAACTCTGCCACTTCAAATAACCTGCAAAATAAAGTGCATTTTAGCCACTCTACAGAAGGCACAACAAATTCAGCTTTGTTCATATATTCAGTTATAGAGAACATCATTCAAATAAAGTTACTCTGCATACTCTATGACAGCAAGAAAGTTTTACTGTGACATTTTCAATCCAGTCGCTTGTGTCCAATAATAAAACAGCCCAGCTATAAGAAAGGACACTTGGCTTGTTTTGCAACTGTTAAATTATTCTTAAGTAGCATTTGCcagcaaagtggaaaaaaaaaaccccaacaattccTATTCTATCAATGTTGAAAGATTAATAAAACTTCACCATGGGAAGCTTTCTACTGTACCTCCCCCAAGCCCCCTTTTGCCACCCCTCTGTGCAGATATACATCATATTTGTAGCATTCCCTCCTGAGGAGTGTTATGTGTCCTCTCTTGTATTATCTGTAGCTGTCTAGACATGCTAGCAACGGTACCACAAAAATGTCAAGAATGAATTAATAATAGGTGTTAAAAACTAGGatccaaaaaacccccacaaacccacaagttttctacCACGTGGCTACCTTTGGCCAACCAAAATTGgcagatttcccagagaaggaTCCCACTAGCTCCTTAATGCTGCACATAAAGattaaatatatacataataTGTACATATCATTTTATTATGTAAAATTATCTATATATGAAGCCAGTATTTAAAGACAGGGACTTTTCAGTGTGTAAACAAAGCAACTTTAACTGTTTTGCTAAGTCAGGGAAACAGTGATTCTCACTCCAGTGAGcttttgtatttgcattttgttttagtcaaatatattctttaattttaaaaacctagaagtttcattaaaaaaagctaCTAAACCCCAATCATCTTATTAAACATataatatgaattttaaaactcCCTTCTATGTAAATGACATTACACCTGATCAGACAATAATTTAAAGCTTAATTATACTTGTTTACAGACATTAGGACAAAAAAGtcagaacaaagcaaagaacCAAAGAAGGATGGTTTTGATGCCATTTTTCAGGGCATCTTGTATCAGCACTGAGGTACAAAAGGTGGGTGTACTGCATAAGGCTTTatgtgtgctgctgccagagagcaaaggaaacagcaaaggTCAGTGTAATCATGTATCTACTCATACACAGCTTCCTTCTTCAGAGCTCCAtttgacaggaaaataaattaaaaaacaaaaaccccccgAACAGCCCACAATCTAAAAAAGTCCTGAATTAAACCTTTCTTTCAGTCTCAGcagtaaaaaaagtaattaaccTCTCTAGGGGCCACATGTAATCCAACTGCAATCTGTGAGtccaaaaaggaaaatggggaaCTACAGCTGTGTTACACAAGGAATTAACATATGTAACAAGACAAAGAGTTACCTCTCCTTTAAGATTCCAGAAAACCCTTTATGAGAGCTAACAAATTTAGTTATGCCAACATCACTTTCTGTCAGTCCATGCTTCATCATGTCTGCAAAGCTCTCTGGATCTCCATCTTCATCACTGCCCTCTAgttcctcttcttcctgctcctcacttTCCTCATTGGGGATTATTTCATTTTTCGTGTCCTCAGGTTGTTCTGTTACAGTCTCAATACTCTGCCCAGAGTCGTTCCC includes:
- the PUS7 gene encoding pseudouridylate synthase 7 homolog isoform X1 codes for the protein METVEMNSVSLKRPRSEDDVANADEIKRQKILEKSQAGNDSGQSIETVTEQPEDTKNEIIPNEESEEQEEEELEGSDEDGDPESFADMMKHGLTESDVGITKFVSSHKGFSGILKERYSDFVVHEIGKDGRVSHLDDFSVPVDDEVNFEDPSEETFTVLSDEDKQRLEELQLFKNKETSVAIEVIEDTKEKRTVIHQAVKSLFPGLETKTEDRDGKKYIIAYHAAGKKALAKVRTATDPRKHSWPKSRGSYCHFVLYKENKDTMDAINVLSKFLRVKPNIFSYMGTKDKRAITVQEIAVLRITAQRLAHLNKCLMNFKLGNFSYKNHPLKLGELQGNHFTVVLRNITGTDDQIEQAMHSLREIGFINYYGMQRFGTTAVPTYQIGRAILQNNWNEVMDLILKPRPGAEKGYLVKCREEWAKTKDPAAALKKLPVKRCVEGQLLRGLLKFGMKNIISAFGIIPRNNRLMYIHSYQSYVWNNMVSKRIEEYGLRAVPGDLILKGATAVHIEEGDVDNYTIHDVVMPLPGFDVIYPKHKIGEAYKEMLVADNLDINNMRHKIRDYSLSGAYRKIIIRPQNVNWEVVAYDDPKIPLFTTDLDKLEGKPLPVLPTDGKFRALKMEFSLPPSTYATMAIREVLKMDTSIKNQTQLNTTWLR
- the PUS7 gene encoding pseudouridylate synthase 7 homolog isoform X4, with translation METVEMNSVSLKRPRSEDDVANADEIKRQKILEKSQAGNDSGQSIETVTEQPEDTKNEIIPNEESEEQEEEELEGSDEDGDPESFADMMKHGLTESDVGITKFVSSHKGFSGILKERYSDFVVHEIGKDGRVSHLDDFSVPVDDEDPSEETFTVLSDEDKQRLEELQLFKNKETSVAIEVIEDTKEKRTVIHQAVKSLFPGLETKTEDRDGKKYIIAYHAAGKKALANPRKHSWPKSRGSYCHFVLYKENKDTMDAINVLSKFLRVKPNIFSYMGTKDKRAITVQEIAVLRITAQRLAHLNKCLMNFKLGNFSYKNHPLKLGELQGNHFTVVLRNITGTDDQIEQAMHSLREIGFINYYGMQRFGTTAVPTYQIGRAILQNNWNEVMDLILKPRPGAEKGYLVKCREEWAKTKDPAAALKKLPVKRCVEGQLLRGLLKFGMKNIISAFGIIPRNNRLMYIHSYQSYVWNNMVSKRIEEYGLRAVPGDLILKGATAVHIEEGDVDNYTIHDVVMPLPGFDVIYPKHKIGEAYKEMLVADNLDINNMRHKIRDYSLSGAYRKIIIRPQNVNWEVVAYDDPKIPLFTTDLDKLEGKPLPVLPTDGKFRALKMEFSLPPSTYATMAIREVLKMDTSIKNQTQLNTTWLR
- the PUS7 gene encoding pseudouridylate synthase 7 homolog isoform X3 yields the protein METVEMNSVSLKRPRSEDDVANADEIKRQKILEKSQAGNDSGQSIETVTEQPEDTKNEIIPNEESEEQEEEELEGSDEDGDPESFADMMKHGLTESDVGITKFVSSHKGFSGILKERYSDFVVHEIGKDGRVSHLDDFSVPVDDEVNFEDPSEETFTVLSDEDKQRLEELQLFKNKETSVAIEVIEDTKEKRTVIHQAVKSLFPGLETKTEDRDGKKYIIAYHAAGKKALANPRKHSWPKSRGSYCHFVLYKENKDTMDAINVLSKFLRVKPNIFSYMGTKDKRAITVQEIAVLRITAQRLAHLNKCLMNFKLGNFSYKNHPLKLGELQGNHFTVVLRNITGTDDQIEQAMHSLREIGFINYYGMQRFGTTAVPTYQIGRAILQNNWNEVMDLILKPRPGAEKGYLVKCREEWAKTKDPAAALKKLPVKRCVEGQLLRGLLKFGMKNIISAFGIIPRNNRLMYIHSYQSYVWNNMVSKRIEEYGLRAVPGDLILKGATAVHIEEGDVDNYTIHDVVMPLPGFDVIYPKHKIGEAYKEMLVADNLDINNMRHKIRDYSLSGAYRKIIIRPQNVNWEVVAYDDPKIPLFTTDLDKLEGKPLPVLPTDGKFRALKMEFSLPPSTYATMAIREVLKMDTSIKNQTQLNTTWLR
- the PUS7 gene encoding pseudouridylate synthase 7 homolog isoform X2 encodes the protein METVEMNSVSLKRPRSEDDVANADEIKRQKILEKSQAGNDSGQSIETVTEQPEDTKNEIIPNEESEEQEEEELEGSDEDGDPESFADMMKHGLTESDVGITKFVSSHKGFSGILKERYSDFVVHEIGKDGRVSHLDDFSVPVDDEDPSEETFTVLSDEDKQRLEELQLFKNKETSVAIEVIEDTKEKRTVIHQAVKSLFPGLETKTEDRDGKKYIIAYHAAGKKALAKVRTATDPRKHSWPKSRGSYCHFVLYKENKDTMDAINVLSKFLRVKPNIFSYMGTKDKRAITVQEIAVLRITAQRLAHLNKCLMNFKLGNFSYKNHPLKLGELQGNHFTVVLRNITGTDDQIEQAMHSLREIGFINYYGMQRFGTTAVPTYQIGRAILQNNWNEVMDLILKPRPGAEKGYLVKCREEWAKTKDPAAALKKLPVKRCVEGQLLRGLLKFGMKNIISAFGIIPRNNRLMYIHSYQSYVWNNMVSKRIEEYGLRAVPGDLILKGATAVHIEEGDVDNYTIHDVVMPLPGFDVIYPKHKIGEAYKEMLVADNLDINNMRHKIRDYSLSGAYRKIIIRPQNVNWEVVAYDDPKIPLFTTDLDKLEGKPLPVLPTDGKFRALKMEFSLPPSTYATMAIREVLKMDTSIKNQTQLNTTWLR